From Platichthys flesus chromosome 19, fPlaFle2.1, whole genome shotgun sequence:
AAATGATATTAAATAGGAGTTTTTACTGTAGAGCTGAAacgtaaaaaaagtaaaataaaagtaatttatcaagaaaacgATCAATCAAGGTTCACAGAGTTTTGAAAAGATGAAATTGCATATAGTGAGACGTGTAATCAAAGTTCAGACTGAGAACGTTAACAAGAGAAACAGTGACAGTGACTTACATGCATGTCATAAAATGTATGAATTATGAGTATAATTATGATACAGAAATTGTCGCTGCTATTGCAGGACTATTACTATTTTctgatcatttgttttttccaggTTTCATAGCACCATACTGATGCTGCTAAACTCTTAATCtttgtcagtgtgtttctcccaGCAGGACCTCAAGGTCCTCAGTATGGAAGTGTTCATTTTACTATTTTGGGACAAtttcacaaactcacaaactgAGTAGGACAGGCAGCTTTACAAAGGTAACATTTACGGGGGGAAACTATTAATAATTTAGGGTAAGAAAGAAAATTTTCTTCCATAGGGGTCATTATGTGTTAAGCATCCTACCGATGGTTCTACACTCCTTAGGTTATACTGCTTTTGGGATGGTCAGTGTCGGTAAAATGATGAAAGCATTTTTGCACGACAACCTTTTGTCATCATCATTGATGTAATGTTAgagtttaaaatataaacaaagaaggagcacacagaaagagacaactgaaaacatcacaCAAATGACAAAATGGTGAAAGggttggcggggggggggggggcaggtggtaagaggtgagggagggtgaggggCGGCTGGGTGACTTAGACGATGAGGCTGGCTTACGAAGCGAGAGTGGCAGTGAGGGGTGAGCTGGCATCACCAAAGTCATTTCCCAGGCTGATATACGACAACaaggatgacagagagagagacacacccGAGCACACTCGCCCATGTTGGGTCAGAAATAATAACAGCTACTGTCACAGAGCTACAATGTAAGACAAGAGTGCATCTGTCCGGGAGAGGTTTAAACCTTTTGTTGTCATGTTAAATATGCTCTTGTAAAATACCCCATTGGCTTCTTTTAAACCTGGTAATGCTCAGCATGACCGAGGGAAATAAGAAAGAAATCTGCCCCCATTTCTTGCATTAAACTGAATGAGCAGCAGCGCATGAGTATATGAACAAAATCTCCATGCAAAACGTTTTACTTGACCTTTATAAGCTAAGCATGTAATTTGCAGTGGAATGCGTAAGCTCATGACTTCATTCCTGTGTTTACTATAAGCTTGGCTGGTTAGCTGCTGAAACCAGGGGGCTGGATGAGGAAGGGATTCCTTGATGGAAGTAGCTGGGTTGGGTTGGTTGGGAATGGGATGAACATGTAAACATGATATACTCACTGAGCAAGAGtctcacaacacaacatttccTACTTTCCCAACAGGAGATAATTGATTCAAAAGTCAGGTCAAATTTCATGGCTTATTGTTCGTCATTGTTTTTCTCTATTCAGACAAAATCCACTCATGCAGGCTTTGAAGTTGAACTTTTTTCaaaatcaataatgaaatcagaaataagaGGAAGCAAACATAATAGAGCAAACAGAAACAACTGGAAGCAGTTGCAGAAGTTTAGCTGGGCTCAGACTACAGGAGTTGTAAAAATCCGGTTGTGACACAAACGTCTTTGAAGATATTGTTCTCTAGAGTCTTTTACAAACCCACACAGCAACATTAGAAAATAATGGAACATCAACCGCTATTAAGATTATTGCTTACTGCATCGACGCACCACCTCACATCTCATGTGAACTCATATAAACAAATGGAGGGAGGCATGGAGCCTCAACTTGCTCCAATGTTAATAAACaagaggagaaggcgaaaaattCTAAATGAAAAGTAGTTGGAAAGACGCAGACAATCGGGTTATCTATTCTTCTGGTTAGAGTTTTACTGTCAACAATGTCACGCTAGCTGGCATTATCATCTGAATGTTTCCCATCACTTGGCAGCACCGGTCTTTCTCTTTAGCTGTTTTGGTCCTAATTTTAAATCcgaaatatcaaacatattaaCCATGTAACCCATCACCTTACAGGATAATCTTGACCTGACAAGGTACCGACTAAGGTTTTAGGCATATTAGAGATAACCCGAGTGTCCTGTAGTCTGAGCTCAATTTAAGACCAATTTTAAATCACAAAAGCAGGATGCATTAATCTTTTGCAAGGGAAGTTTTTGCTTGGTTTTGTGGCcacaataattattttcttatcCAAAAATGCAATTTTCTGGATGTGAAACAcatgcctcctccctccttaatacatataatattaATCTTCTGAGATGTTTAATAAATCTCACTGACCTTACTTTTGTTAATCTGTTCTCCTGACCAATTTTGAGCAACAATACTTTGCCATCATCAAGATGCAGAGACAAGAAAGTAAAAGTGTTTTACAGAACGAGCAACAATGTGGTTTGCGGCAACACATCACAGCTTCTTTCCACATTCAACCGCCCACTCGAGGACTCATGCCACACCCCTGCTGCTCGCTCCTTTGGGGAAAAACATCAACACCAACAATGAACATCACTACAACACATGCAGTGGGGCATGCTGTGGGGAGCTGGCCTTGCATCATGAGGCATTAGGAAAccaggagggagaaaagagtaAAGAAAGTCAGTAGATAATCAAAGCTGTTCTACACAGCAACTATAAGAGCAGAGGTAACTGTATTAGAAAGGTGGGTTAATAGGATGTGAAATCACAGGTTAAAAGAGCCTAAAAGAAGTGAAAGTTAAATTTTGTGAGCACATAAAAAAGGCTCAAGagaagatgttaaaaaaaaatacagctttgTACTGTAATTTAAGTCCTCCCTGTCCCCAGGACCTCAGGATGCCAACCAACTACCCGTATCCATCAACAAGGTAGCTCTAATATCTATACTAGGAACAATAAGGTAGGCACAGACCAAGCAGTTGGTTATACAGCTTGGCACGCAGACACCGGACGAGAGAGACTGCAGCAAGGGTTTGACGTGATCGTGTGTTATGTTCGTCCACACCTTAGGCTTCGACTTGGGGCTGCTGGCGTCCGGCCCATCCTCGCAGGGCTCATCGGGCCGGCCACCGGCATTGAGCCAGCGGGTCTTGTCACGCTGGCCGCGCTGGAAGCTGTGTTTCAGCGGGGAGCGAGCGCCTGAGTCGCTGTCCTCCCCGTATGAGTAACCACCATGGACAGAGGAAGTGTTCTCCACGTCACTGTACTTTTTACCTCTGTCCCGCAGTGCCGGGCAGCGGTAAGGATAGCCCGTCCTGTAGCCCTGGACAACAGGAAGACAGAACCGAACAGCAGAGGTTTAGAATTGGGTCAATACATAATAGACTGGAATCATTTCAAAGCCTGCAAATATCTGTGTTATTAATGTAAGTCCCAACCACGTGAAGGAGGGGAAGTGGGTGCGAGTTAATCGAGAGGCCAGGGCTCCCGGAAGTTTAAGGATTAGATACTTTCCCTCCAAATGTCCTGGAGTGGCCTAATATGCATCAGTTTTTGTTATAGTACgccccttttccttttttttgtactAACCAAATTGTCGAGCATTCTCATAAACGCCTCAAACTCCTGCTCCCCGACTTGCCACTTGGGGTTTGAAGGGGACCCGTCGCCGACCGGCTCAGGGACCTTTGAACGTGACTTATATTTCCCCGGGTCCAGCATCACCAGATTGTCTGGCCCTCCAGCGCTGGCCAGTGTTCGCACCTGGAAAAATGTATTGAGgaatacagacagacaaagaaaccACAGACAGTTCCAGAAAACAGAAGGGAAAAATGTTTTGACATACATAGACACACCAACataacgcacacacatacagacattgatgaagaaagtgaaacataTATAAAGATGtggagagacaagagacaaagacagttGTGGTgataaatgcaaacaaacaacagtacCATGACACCACATGAAAATACATGGTGGTCTTTGTGATACTATAATAGAAAGAAGCACAGTAGAAACCCGTCTTTTCAAAACGTAAATAAGGAAATATAGAAACAgcattttgtgattttaaaatatgataaCGGACTTTTATGGTGAGAGTTTCAGAATGAACAGCACCAAATCAGTCCCAATAGCTTTTTGATTAAATTAGATTTatagagctcagtgtgtgtcgtACCTGGATTTCACAGGCAGCGACCAAGTTGTGCATGTAAAAGAAAGCTTCCTCTACTGTTTCACCCACGGTCACCAATCCGTGGTTCCTCAGGACGAGCACCTGGGACACAGGAAAGATCCAAACTATTACTACTGGTCTAAAATAGGAAGTTACTTTATGAGACTTAaatgcatggaagcaatatttTTCAGCAATGGAAGcaacatttttcttattttcattcaCATATAAACAGAGCTGTTACCTTGCTCGTAGGGCCTAGGTTTCTCTGTATAAGCTCACTCTCTTCCTTATCCACCAGTATACCGTGGTAGTCATGGTAGGCCACCTCGCCCAAAGACAGCGCCTCAGGTGAGAGGGGCAACAGGCCGCATTTCATGGCTGACACCTGCAACCAAAGAAATAAACAACGCCACACAACATAAGATTACAATGTACCTATGTCTGTTTAAACAGCATATTATTACGGTGTAGTCCCTTACCGCAGcacctgcagctgtgtgtaTATGAACGATACATTTCACATCGGGCCGTGAGGTATAGATGGAAGAGTGGAGAGTGAAGCCGGCCTGGTTGACTCCAAGGTTAGTGCTTCCCCGATCGACTACCTCCCCTTGAATGTTTATCTTCACCTGGAAGGCAGGGGGGTGTCAGACAATAAAGCATAAATAATAGCTTTGAGTTTAGCTTTAAATCACACAACATAGTTTATTAATTCACCACATATTTTATGTTAATGTGTAATTTAAGGAGAAATaggttttcattttctgaagaAAGACAGAGTTCTATTAGATTAGACAGATCCTCACCAGACTGGAGGCAGTGACTTCACTGAACAGGAGCCCAAAAGGGACAATAAGGAAACGCTCCTCATCTGAATTCACCCTGACCTACAAGACAGGAAGAAAGTCGAGTTAGATTAGTGCTTCACACGGAAACTGGCTCAAATTAAGAGGAATCAAATCAATGAATTAATTATTGATGTTTACGAAATAAAGTACAAAGTATACCTATACTAGTGCTTGGCTGAATACTTGGTTAAAGAGTCTAGAAAATGTTTGTCTTGTCATATGAACAAAgtttataaagttttattaaatgcatttaaatttgaaaaacagatgTTGCTGTCagcaagcttttttcttttgtgcgtgtgtatatgAATGCAGTTTCACACGGGATAATCAGAGTTGATTAAACCATGTGGCCCTCTGGCATGTATCAGTTGTCACGGTAAGTTGTGTTATCAAGAATCTCACTGTGAGGTGGTTGTAGATGAGCTCGGACCAGCTAAACAGGTCAGCAAGCCGATAAAAGGCGGCCAGCTTGCAGCGAAGTAgcttctctcctttctcatAGGAGATAGAGTCTGAGCCTCGCAGATCGTTCACGGGAGTCACCATACCCAaacctgagaggaggagatgaaacagacagaaagactgTGTTagacactgaaaaacaaaaataacgcTGAGACAAGACATTAACTTAGcaaaaattgataaaatataGCTTGCTGTATAAGTTCAAGTTAGAGAGAATACTGATTACTGGACAGCAGGAAAGAAAGGACTCTTTGTCCAGTCACCAACTCTGTCACATGCTGCATCACTCACTATGAGTATAGACATATTGTGGCTGATgtcaaaaagacacacacacactcattctctTCTGTGCTTACTCATGTTGAGCGCTGCcatgcctccttgaggtgcagCGGGATACATGGAAGGCATGCTGGTGGTCATGAAGTCTGCGATCTGCTGCAGAGCCAAAAGGCTAGTTGGCGTCTTCCCCTTTTTCAGCTGGTCCTGGATCattgtctccagctcctcgcAGAATGCCTGTCGGTCATAAACACAGACACGgatacagaaaaagaaaaatgtgtaagggtaaaacaacaaacagagggCACAGTGACccaaaaaagaacagaaacagagaggaaataatTTAACAGTGTTTTAGTTTATGTCTTGCAAGTACACCCAATCTAggactgtgttgtgtgttaaacGGCCTGATACATGATACGGACTACTGCTACTCAATCTGAATATGTATAAACACATTAATTTCATATTTCTGTTCCACTGACTGGGCTCTGCAGTATCATGGAgaccctcttcctctgctccatcaTGTTAAAGTCCTGCCGGAGGTCGGGCGCCATGTTCCTCTCCCTCTGGTACTCCGGGCTGCTCTCGTCCACCCGGTCAAAGTACCGCTCCTTGTGGGGGGCagtggtgggagggggggccGTCACCACTCCAGCACCTGAATCGCCGTTCATCCTGGCCTCCTGCAGAGGGAAAAGGAATTTGTTATACCTATGATCACTTtctaacaaatatatatatacccaAACATCTATTTCCCTAAAGCTACACGAATACGAATGTTTATTGCATTAAatgcaatgaaataaaatgtctatCCAAGCCATCCGTCCATGTTGATGTCTTTAAACGTCTAGATTTGCGGAACCATCTGCTCAAAACCTGAAGATATTTGCTTTAGAAAAATATAAGTAAATTCAAGCATCCTATGTTCAAATAGTAGAAGctaaacagtatatatttatgtatgtgaAATTATAACTTTGGATTTCAATGAGCAACTTTGACCTGGGGTATTCTTCAGACTTTCAAATGATAAATTCTCATCTGTAGCCTTTGCTCATACAATACCACACTTTCGGTTCAACTGTTGCCCTACACAAGCTAACTGACAACTACAGGAGGAGATTATGAGCCATAAAGCAAAGTGAGTGACAGATTTCTTAAAGATCTGTGTCCATCCGATTGGCTGGCTGGGTGCATGTGAGGATAAATAGCTTCCACCTGTCAGTCACAGCACAGACGACACAAGAAGCTTTGACTCTGGAGGAAATGGGCAGGCTTCTGAGCACAGGGAAATGTTGGTGTGTGCAAGCATGCATGGGTAATGGAGGGGGGCTCTTGCTGAAACCGATGCAGCCCATTAGTCCGCATCAATACAAATGTTCAGCCAAAACTGCCATGACAACAGCAGACCAAACCCAAAGCATCCAGTATCACACTGAGACCTCACAAACCCTCCCTCTGTTCCTGCCAACTTTCACTGGTGTTCTGAGACTTTCCACAAAAATCAAATCTATCTGTGCTGATTCATTAAGAGTAGACATGGATAGTTTTTTTGCTAGATTGGCACCTTGGAGAGAACTCACACATAAAAGACATAACAATAATATGGAGAACTAGACAAACACTATCACATTTAAAGTGTAAAGGATGACTGGTTAAACGCAGATTGAAAGGATGTATGCTATTCATCTCATGTCATTATGGGCTGTtttgctataaaaaaaaaaaatcacgtgGCACATAAATAGGACCTACAAATGGCTCTCTACAtaagtaatttaaaaaacaaactatagattttgtttgttgataTGGTATTTTCCTCCTTGTATTACAGTTGCATTCTCCTAGCTCTAATTGCGGAAGGAAagctctgtttttttgtttctcttgtgtGATTAGGACATCAGTTATTGCTAGATCAATGAGAACATTACCGATTAGGTCTGTTGCCAAATTCACTCCTTAAAAAGCACGACAAAGTCAAATTTTCCTGTTTATACAACTGTGCCTAAAAAAATCAGGAGCTTTGTCATCTCAAAACAATGAGATAtacattgaaatataaaaataaaaacacactgaaagGATGTTTCCTTTAAGTTCGGTTCGTCTGGCAAAGTACGTGACAACACTGCTGTTTGCAGTTTTAGAGTGGCTGGCCTTTGTCATCCTGGTTTACAAGAGAAAAGTCCTAATGCCTCAAGACTGACCGTCAGTTCTCATTCCCGTAGGTTTGACTCACTTATGCCTTGTTTGCTGCCTGTTGTAGGTGTTGGTTTTTAATGGTAACAGcacgagaggaaacaaacatgaCTGCAGAAAAGAAGCGATGCAAAGACAAACGACAAAACCGTGAGGGATTAAACAATTGTAGTTCAATTCTGATGCCCGTAATGGTTACTGATTAAAGAATACTGGCTGTATGACCAAAATGATCAGGTAAAAGAAACCAATCTAGCACTGGCAATAGCAATGGCCGCAGATGGACAAAGTTTTCTCCGTCAGTGCAGAACACTTCCGACTTAGCAGTAcccccctcctgctctcctcagAAATGTAGGTGCGGGGGGGGCTCGGCTAGCTTCCACTCCTGTTACAGATTGTGATCGCTATGGAAACCAAAACAGATTGCCATGGCAACTCTGGGAAAGCCTTTAAAAGATTAGTGTTATGTAAGAACAACTGTGAGCTAGAATCATACTGCGAGCCAGTCAGTGTAACAAGGCGAACATCTTCAGAATGGTGAcgtaattattaaaataaaatactgctGAGTTCCCAGGGTTATAAACAATCTCATTCAAATTACATGACCTGGTTATAATCATAACACATGGACTGTCACTGGCATGCAGGAAAACCAAGACGCCCTGCTGTTTTAAAAATGCACGTGAGCTGATTCAGAGTCTGTAGACCTGTAAATTGGGAAAATAATTTAATCTTCTCCAAACCTGGAAACAAgtgaaaaaggattttaaatagatgtttttgtttaaatcacaTCTTTAATTAAAGCCAGTTGTCAGAGCAGCAGACGTAAGTAACAAATTCACCTCATCTGAGATTCTTTATATAGCAGCAGTGTAATGCTTTAAAGACCTATTGCAGAGTTACCACAGTGAGGAAGGTCTTTGTACTTGAGGTGACATAATATGTAACAGCATGTGCACATTTAAAGCTGCTATTTCTGCCACCGTTTTCACTATGAATGTGGGAAACTCTACATAAGAAGCCTTTCCCCCTCTATCTCTAAGCAGCATGAAACCATTGTGATGATGGATCAAGGATCACATCCATGAAGTATGAACCAACTGCTATTGTGTGAGAAATCAGAGATGATACTTTGTTTTGTCATTATAAGATTtaagtgtttttacatttcatgtttaaaaagtatCAAAAGGGAAACTGGAGCCAATAATAAAAACGTTTGAGTCTGATACACCATTTCCCACAGGACCCTTAATGTTCTCATTGTTCTGCCTGCTATAAACTTAGTGGCAGACGACAGCCATTAAAATTGCTTTACTTCGACTAAAGGTTATACTCACAGGAAACGAATGGCTTCACTGAAAGGGCCCGGGCCGAACCCAAGAGGATGTCTCAACATGGAGAACATCATATATCTCACTGTCAGGAAACTGATTGTGCAACTCCTGTT
This genomic window contains:
- the add1 gene encoding alpha-adducin isoform X3; the protein is MNGDSGAGVVTAPPPTTAPHKERYFDRVDESSPEYQRERNMAPDLRQDFNMMEQRKRVSMILQSPAFCEELETMIQDQLKKGKTPTSLLALQQIADFMTTSMPSMYPAAPQGGMAALNMSLGMVTPVNDLRGSDSISYEKGEKLLRCKLAAFYRLADLFSWSELIYNHLTVRVNSDEERFLIVPFGLLFSEVTASSLVKINIQGEVVDRGSTNLGVNQAGFTLHSSIYTSRPDVKCIVHIHTAAGAAVSAMKCGLLPLSPEALSLGEVAYHDYHGILVDKEESELIQRNLGPTSKVLVLRNHGLVTVGETVEEAFFYMHNLVAACEIQVRTLASAGGPDNLVMLDPGKYKSRSKVPEPVGDGSPSNPKWQVGEQEFEAFMRMLDNLGYRTGYPYRCPALRDRGKKYSDVENTSSVHGGYSYGEDSDSGARSPLKHSFQRGQRDKTRWLNAGGRPDEPCEDGPDASSPKSKPKWSKEDGLRQGAAANQFIPLNTNPKDVLEMRNKIREQNLQDIKTAGPQSQVLCASSVGDRTFTQDAPLSDCTDTIDGLDVSEGSYSPAKSIRKGELVTASKAIIEKEYQPRVIVSKQGPNPFTKLTDREMDEYRREVEQNQKGPEVQGQDASREGSAYGASCPEAETPQRGQASVSKPLQSGTCSLSLEKAPPTAPVAATPASEQTSFSLGLSSGAGVTRDGTSSAGTLADDVFSAPDSPHKEFHCAVLRALSKEPSVVEAAKADQAPEADPEPLAEPVEEPKGQKTTSTPPSTPVRADEDSLPDQTYKDESDAATLRQTLPDLTPDDPSDAPALPAEDLASAPATADADAAEGEEAADAGDQEGDESPSKSPSKKKKKFRTPSFLKKNKKKTES
- the add1 gene encoding alpha-adducin isoform X4, producing the protein MNGDSGAGVVTAPPPTTAPHKERYFDRVDESSPEYQRERNMAPDLRQDFNMMEQRKRVSMILQSPAFCEELETMIQDQLKKGKTPTSLLALQQIADFMTTSMPSMYPAAPQGGMAALNMSLGMVTPVNDLRGSDSISYEKGEKLLRCKLAAFYRLADLFSWSELIYNHLTVRVNSDEERFLIVPFGLLFSEVTASSLVKINIQGEVVDRGSTNLGVNQAGFTLHSSIYTSRPDVKCIVHIHTAAGAAVSAMKCGLLPLSPEALSLGEVAYHDYHGILVDKEESELIQRNLGPTSKVLVLRNHGLVTVGETVEEAFFYMHNLVAACEIQVRTLASAGGPDNLVMLDPGKYKSRSKVPEPVGDGSPSNPKWQVGEQEFEAFMRMLDNLGYRTGYPYRCPALRDRGKKYSDVENTSSVHGGYSYGEDSDSGARSPLKHSFQRGQRDKTRWLNAGGRPDEPCEDGPDASSPKSKPKWSKEDGLRQGAAANQFIPLNTNPKDVLEMRNKIREQNLQDIKTAGPQSQVLCASSVGDRTFTQGELVTASKAIIEKEYQPRVIVSKQGPNPFTKLTDREMDEYRREVEQNQKGPEVQGQDASREGSAYGASCPEAETPQRGQASVSKPLQSGTCSLSLEKAPPTAPVAATPASEQTSFSLGLSSGAGVTRDGTSSAGTLADDVFSAPDSPHKEFHCAVLRALSKEPSVVEAAKADQAPEADPEPLAEPVEEPKGQKTTSTPPSTPVRADEDSLPDQTYKDESDAATLRQTLPDLTPDDPSDAPALPAEDLASAPATADADAAEGEEAADAGDQEGDESPSKSPSKKKKKFRTPSFLKKNKKKTES